In Chloracidobacterium sp., the genomic window GCGATCCCAAGAAACACCTTGGAATTTGGACACCTCAGATCCACGGACTAGAACTCTCACTGACGCGAATTACGGACCTGGATGCCGAGAACCGGCTCGTTATCATCGGCATTCGAAACTCTACAACATCCAACCTCAGGCTCGTACAAGGTTCTCCGGAACTTCAGATACAGACGCTCGACAAGGACGGCAACAGCCTTCTGACCTCAAAACTCGATATTCGGTATCTGGAAACAACCGCATTTGAAGGACTCCTCCTGCCGGGTTCTACGACTTTTCATGCGTTGGTCTATAAAGCACCGACTCTCGGAACCAATCAAAAGATCAGAGTTGTCGTAGCCCAGAGCAACGCCGCCGACGCGCCGATCTCAGCCGCTCTTAACGGATCAAAATAAAGGAGGAATTCGATGCAAACCTTATCAACCAATGCCGCAGAAATTCCAACCGCCTTGCCTGACATTGAAGCAGATGAGGATCGTGAAAATCTTCTTCTTGAAAATCAGCCTGACGAACCGGAGGATGAGGAGGTGGACTCCGATGAATTGGCTCATGAAGCTGATTCTGGGCTCCGAGGCTCGCGAACCGGAAAAGTACTAAAAAGCTTTGCTGCTTTCACAGTATTTCTTTTTCTAATGGGAGTAGCTATTACGTGGTTTTTCGGAATGGGATTCTTCGCCACGCAGAAACCGCAATCCGTGAACCGCACCGGCGGGAAAGATACATCGTCTGCTCCGATGACTGAGGATGAAAAACTTAAGGCCGCTCTAACGATGGTCGCCTCTAAAGAACCCAGTATTAGCAAAGACTCTATCGCTAACCAGCCGTCCGAGATAATGACGGTTGAGGAGAAGCCCGAACCAAACGCCGGCCAACCCGGCGATATCGTTTCGATGACAGACTCACGATCTGGAGGATCCCCGCCCACTAACATCGGAACTACCATCTCCTCTCAGGAATCAAATGGGCCCCGGGACGAAACTTCGGAAACTAGGAACAAAGACGATCGGCCGCGTGTGAATGGCCCTCAACTCACACAGCCGAATACATCTATCGAGCCTGTGGGTCGATCGCTTTTCTTCGGAATAACCAAAGCAAGAAATGACGCGACCCCTGTTCAAAATGCATCTTCGGGAAATCTCGCTACCGATCCTAAGAAGGCAAAGAGCAGTGGCCAGATACCTTTCGGGACACTGCTTCCCGTCCGACTGATCGGAGCTATTTACACACTCAGAAGTTCTGGCGGTGTTGTTCGCATGGAGCTGACGCAGCCGATTGAAGGTAAGGGATACTCATTTCCGGCGGGCACAATGCTTATTGGCAATCTGCGAGGCGGCGAATCCGTCAGAGCTTTCGTGAGTGTTGTTGGGCTAATCGATCCGGCTTCTGGTGAGCTAGTGAAATTCAGCGGTGAACTTATGGGAACAGACGGTGCTTCCGGCATCAAGGGAAACAGGAAGAGGATCACCGGAAAATGGACGCGATTCTTTCGGGGCTTGAAAGAAACTGCCGGGTCAATATTGGGTTCGGTTGGCTCATTCCGTTCAGGTGGAGCTATCGTCCTTTCCGAACCGCTTCGTCGTGGATCGGAAAGGCTGTCTGAGGACACCAGCGAGTCACTATTTGGAACCGAACGCGAGGACACATTTCTGGAAGTATTGGCAGGAACGAGCGGGTACGTTCTTGTGACCCAACTGCCCGAACCGACAACATCAATGACAGCCACAGCAACGGGAGCAGACAAGGAATGATCCCTTTTGACCAAAGCCGACCTCAGATAAACCCCCGGAAACTCGTATCAACGGGACGCGAAACTGATCTATTCGAATTGATGGCTCGTAACGGATACGTGCCCGATGAACAAGTATTCGAGGATTTTTGCGAAAGCTTAAAATCCGGCCGTGCCTGGCTGATATCGGGAACAAGAGGCAGCGGAAAGACTGCTTTTCCGGAAGCGTTAGCTGCGGCGTGCAATCTGTCAATGTGCGTTGTGGCCGGACGGGATGGTTTGAAACAGGAGGAGATCCTTTATGACTGGGACGGCGAGGAGCAGGAAGTTTGGATGAGGGAACACCTTGCTCTCGCAAAACAGCTGCCAATCGAAGAGCAGGCCGGGTTTCTCGACAAAGCTCGACGAGCTAAATGGCAGCGCCGATTTCTGATTCTTGGTGAAGTTGGAATGGCATATGACCTTGCTGCAGTCGCTGCGATCAGCACGCCAAGAAAGCCGCCGCCGGTATTGATCCTTGATGAAAGCGATAAATTTGGAGCGAGCATTGAAGATTCCCTTCTAATGCCGCTCGAACGCGGATTGATCTACATTCCCCGGTACGAAGGCGGAACCGTCGGCATTTCCGATTGGCAGTCAAGACCTATAGTTATCACGACCTCAAACGATCTTCGACATAAACTCAGTTCGCCGTTTATTTCGAGACACGTCTATAGCCGTTTCTCAAGCCCGTCACTGGAGAAGGAACTTGAGATCTTATCCACGAGAAACAAAAACGCCACATCAGTTCAATTGGCTCTCACAACCAAGCTGATCGATGCCGTTCGCGGCATCGCGGGTTTGGAGGATCATCCGAGTGTTCGTGAATCGATAGACATAGTTGCCGCGTTCGAGCGTGACTCGATCGAATCACTGAATCCGAAAAGCCTTGTTCGGTATTTTTGTTATTTCGTAAAGACCGGTTCATCCCGAGAACTGCTCACTCTTCAACTCGACTATCTTCTCGCGATGATCAACGCTTTCCACCCGGATATCGATTCGTGGCTTGCCTCGCGAGATTCCAATTGGAAGGTTAGGTGGCCACAACTCACCGGCTCTTCAATATGAGTAAATCAGAAAGCAAATTGGGTCTCTATTCGAGGATCAAACAAAGGCTCGGATCGATCAGACAAACGGTCGATCTTTCGCGTCATGTCGGCGTTCTAGTGGTCCTTTGCTTAGTCGGAATATACGG contains:
- a CDS encoding AAA family ATPase, with translation MARNGYVPDEQVFEDFCESLKSGRAWLISGTRGSGKTAFPEALAAACNLSMCVVAGRDGLKQEEILYDWDGEEQEVWMREHLALAKQLPIEEQAGFLDKARRAKWQRRFLILGEVGMAYDLAAVAAISTPRKPPPVLILDESDKFGASIEDSLLMPLERGLIYIPRYEGGTVGISDWQSRPIVITTSNDLRHKLSSPFISRHVYSRFSSPSLEKELEILSTRNKNATSVQLALTTKLIDAVRGIAGLEDHPSVRESIDIVAAFERDSIESLNPKSLVRYFCYFVKTGSSRELLTLQLDYLLAMINAFHPDIDSWLASRDSNWKVRWPQLTGSSI